One Prodigiosinella aquatilis DNA window includes the following coding sequences:
- a CDS encoding HigA family addiction module antitoxin, producing MTMHNPPHPGEIIAETLEELGVGIRELARALGVAPSTVQRLVAGNAAISPEMAVKLSAVLGSSAKFWLNLQSNYSLWVAQQTVDTSTLHKLVAA from the coding sequence ATGACTATGCATAATCCCCCGCATCCGGGGGAAATCATTGCCGAAACCCTAGAAGAATTGGGTGTAGGCATCAGAGAACTAGCCAGGGCACTCGGTGTAGCGCCTTCCACAGTACAACGTCTTGTTGCAGGGAATGCTGCTATCAGTCCTGAAATGGCAGTAAAACTATCTGCCGTTCTGGGTAGTTCGGCGAAATTCTGGCTAAACCTTCAGAGCAATTACAGTCTATGGGTAGCTCAGCAGACCGTTGACACGTCAACCTTGCACAAACTTGTTGCTGCATGA
- the istB gene encoding IS21-like element helper ATPase IstB, whose protein sequence is MSDNLLNKLTQLKLPAMAGGLIRQRETPQTYEELSFEERLTLLADDELLNRENGRVARLRKSANLKYQAAPEGLHYPVSRGLRAEQMRELLNGHYITHKKSLLITGPTGCGKSWIANALGEQACRQKHSVQYWRTGRLLEMLAQGRVDGSWLKHLKQLQKTQVLILDDLGLEPLSNAQCNDLLEIIEDRYGQSSTIVVSQFPVDKWHGLMENPTTADAILDRLVHNAHRLALQGESMRKNKPGVESDEKTG, encoded by the coding sequence ATGAGCGATAACCTGTTAAACAAACTGACCCAACTGAAGCTCCCGGCGATGGCCGGTGGGCTGATACGCCAGCGAGAAACGCCCCAGACTTACGAGGAGCTGTCGTTCGAGGAGCGGCTGACCCTGCTGGCCGATGATGAGTTGCTGAACAGAGAAAACGGTCGTGTTGCGCGGCTGAGAAAAAGCGCCAACCTGAAGTACCAGGCAGCCCCGGAGGGGCTGCATTACCCGGTCTCACGGGGTCTGCGGGCCGAGCAGATGCGGGAACTGCTGAACGGTCACTACATCACCCACAAGAAAAGCCTGTTGATCACCGGTCCGACGGGGTGTGGAAAAAGTTGGATAGCCAATGCGCTGGGTGAGCAGGCATGCCGACAGAAACACAGCGTGCAGTACTGGCGTACGGGACGGCTACTGGAGATGCTGGCGCAGGGTCGCGTTGACGGCAGCTGGCTGAAGCACCTGAAACAGCTGCAAAAAACGCAGGTGCTCATCCTGGACGATCTGGGTCTGGAGCCACTGAGCAACGCGCAATGTAACGACCTGTTGGAGATAATCGAAGACCGCTACGGACAAAGCAGTACCATCGTGGTGAGCCAGTTCCCAGTAGACAAGTGGCACGGTCTGATGGAGAACCCGACAACGGCAGATGCGATCCTGGACAGGCTGGTGCATAACGCGCACAGACTGGCACTCCAGGGTGAGTCAATGAGGAAAAATAAACCGGGAGTGGAAAGCGACGAAAAAACAGGTTAA
- the istA gene encoding IS21 family transposase, which yields METCFKILQLKFDQKLTNRCIALTLKISASTVFEVLSRFKATSLPWPLPEAISHDALEKRIFPAKSASASELVMPDLLHFDTEMRKPGVTRQLLWMEYKAQAGELAMGYSHFCRCYREWKKTRRLSMRQEHRAGEKLFIDFCGPTLPVINPDTGEIRRVAIFVAVMGASNYTYVEACEGQDMMSWLNANSRCLTFLGGVPKLLIPDNLKSAVKKADRYEPVINDSYQALAEHYGTVIIPTRPYKPKDKPKAENGVLIVERWLLARIRNETFYTLRALNTRLRELLTDMNNRPMKGYGNQTRAERFRILDAPALSPLPLATYEYTEYKAVKVGPDYHVEYARHWYSVPHELVGQRLSLKAGQTVVQLWHKGQCVAQHPRSSHEYKHTTNPLHMPAQHRGHGTWTPERLLEMGCSIGPFTGRVVDAMLKAKAHPELAYRAVLGLIALQKKYGKERLEKASCVAWHYNAPDRRFIDNLLRHHREHQELPLSRQSEQHTVTSPEHENLRGPGYYH from the coding sequence AGCAATATCCCATGATGCCCTTGAAAAGCGCATCTTCCCGGCCAAAAGTGCCTCTGCATCAGAACTGGTGATGCCTGACCTGCTTCACTTCGATACTGAGATGAGAAAGCCTGGCGTAACGCGACAGCTGCTGTGGATGGAGTACAAGGCTCAGGCCGGTGAGCTGGCGATGGGGTACTCCCACTTCTGCCGTTGCTACCGGGAGTGGAAAAAAACGCGCCGCCTCTCTATGCGCCAGGAGCACCGCGCCGGCGAAAAACTCTTTATCGACTTCTGTGGCCCGACGCTCCCCGTCATCAACCCGGATACCGGAGAAATACGCCGGGTGGCCATCTTCGTGGCCGTGATGGGGGCATCCAACTACACCTACGTTGAGGCGTGTGAAGGCCAGGACATGATGTCCTGGCTGAACGCCAACAGCCGCTGCCTGACCTTCCTGGGCGGCGTGCCGAAGCTGCTTATCCCCGATAACCTCAAAAGCGCGGTGAAAAAGGCCGATCGCTATGAGCCTGTCATCAATGACAGCTATCAGGCGCTGGCAGAGCACTACGGCACCGTTATTATCCCGACCCGCCCCTATAAGCCGAAAGACAAACCGAAAGCAGAAAACGGCGTCCTCATCGTCGAAAGATGGCTGCTTGCCCGCATCCGCAATGAAACCTTCTACACGCTCAGGGCGCTGAATACCCGCCTGCGGGAGTTGCTGACGGACATGAATAACCGGCCAATGAAAGGGTACGGCAACCAGACCCGCGCAGAGCGCTTCCGCATACTGGATGCGCCGGCACTCTCACCGCTGCCTCTGGCGACGTATGAATACACGGAGTACAAAGCGGTGAAGGTCGGCCCTGACTACCACGTTGAATATGCCCGCCACTGGTACTCGGTTCCGCACGAACTGGTCGGTCAGCGCCTGTCGCTGAAAGCAGGTCAGACGGTGGTTCAGCTCTGGCACAAGGGGCAGTGCGTGGCGCAGCATCCGCGCAGTTCGCATGAGTATAAGCACACTACCAATCCGCTGCATATGCCGGCTCAACACCGGGGGCACGGAACCTGGACACCGGAACGACTGCTCGAGATGGGATGCAGCATCGGCCCGTTCACCGGCAGGGTGGTTGACGCCATGCTGAAAGCAAAGGCTCATCCGGAGCTGGCCTACCGCGCGGTACTCGGTCTGATCGCGCTGCAGAAAAAATACGGAAAAGAGCGGCTGGAAAAAGCCAGTTGCGTCGCCTGGCACTATAACGCACCGGACAGACGCTTTATCGACAACCTGCTGCGTCACCATCGTGAGCACCAGGAGCTGCCGTTATCCCGTCAGAGCGAGCAGCACACCGTGACCTCACCTGAGCATGAAAACCTGCGCGGCCCGGGCTACTACCACTAA